The window GTCTTCGCGGACCGCATCACGCAGCACTTCGGCCTGGACACCCTCCAGATCATCGAGGAAGAGCCGAAGCGGCTCATCGAGGTGCCCGGCCTCGGCCCCAAGCGCACCAAGAAGATCGCCGACGCCTGGGAGGAACAGAAGGCGATCAAGGAGGTCATGCTCTTCCTCCAGACCGTCGAGGTGTCCACCTCCATCGCGGTCCGCATCTACAAGAAGTACGGCGACGCGTCGATCTCGGTCGTGAAGAACCAGCCGTACCGCCTCGCGTCGGACGTCTGGGGCATCGGCTTCCTCACCGCCGACAAGATCGCCCAGTCGGTGGGCATTCCGCACGACAGCCCGGAGCGCGTCAAGGCCGGTCTCCAGTACGCCCTTTCGCAGTCCACCGACCAGGGCCACTGTTTCCTCCCGGAGGAGCGGCTGATCGCGGACGCGGTGAAGCTGCTCCAGGTGGACACGGGCCTGGTCATCGAGTGCCTCGCGCAACTGGCGGCTCCTCCGGAGGAGGGCGAGGACCCGGGAGTCGTACGAGAACGGGTGCCGGGCCTCGACGGCGGCGAGCCGGTGACGGCCATCTACCTCGTCCCCTTCCACCGGGCCGAACTGTCCTTGTCCGCGCAGCTGTTGAGGCTGCTGCGCACCGAAGAGGACCGGATGCCCGGGTTCCGGGACGTGACCTGGGACAAGGCACTGGCATGGCTCAGGGGGCGTACGGGGACGGAGCTGGCCCCCGAGCAGGAGGCGGCCGTCCGGCTCGCCCTCACCGAGAAGGTCGCGGTGCTGACGGGCGGGCCCGGCTGCGGCAAGTCGTTCACGGTCCGCTCGATCGTGGAGCTGGCCCGGGCGAAGAAGGCGAAGGTCGTACTGGCCGCCCCGACCGGCCGCGCGGCCAAGCGACTCGCCGAACTGACCGGGGCGGAGGCGTCGACCGTGCACCGGCTCCTGGAGCTGAAGCCGGGCGGCGACGCGGCCTACGACAAGGACCGGCCGCTGGACGCCGACCTGGTCGTCGTGGACGAGGCGTCGATGCTGGACCTGCTCCTCGCCAACAAGCTGGTGAAGGCGGTGCCGCCGGGCGCGCACCTGCTCTTCGTCGGAGACGTCGACCAGCTTCCGAGTGTCGGCGCCGGCGAGGTGCTGCGCGACCTGCTCGACGAGTGCGGCCCGGTCCCGGCGGTCCGGCTCACCCGGGTGTTCCGTCAGGCCCAGCAGTCGGGCGTGGTGACGAACGCCCACAGGATCAACGCCGGGCAGCAACCGGTCACGGACAGGCTCAAGGACTTCTTCCTCTTCGTCGAGGACGACACGGAGGAGGCGGGCAGGCTCACGGTGGACGTGGCGGCGCGGCGTATTCCGGCCAAGTTCGGCCTGGATCCCCGCCGTGACGTCCAGGTCCTGGCCCCCATGCACCGAGGCCCGGCAGGCGCGGGCACGCTCAACGGCCTGCTCCAGCAGGCCATCACCCCGGCCCGCCCCGACCTCCCCGAGAAGCGCTTCGGCGGCCGGGTCTTCCGCGTCGGCGACAAGGTCACCCAGATCCGCAACAACTACGACAAGGGTGAGAACGGCGTCTTCAACGGCACGGTGGGAGTGGTGACTTCACTCAACCTCGACGACCAGCGCCTCACGGT of the Streptomyces aurantiacus genome contains:
- the recD2 gene encoding SF1B family DNA helicase RecD2 translates to MSNHGAGNGADRNLAVLEGVLERITYANEENGYTVARVDTGRGGGDLLTVVGALLGAQVGESLRMEGRWGSHSQYGKQFTVENYTTVLPATVQGIRRYLGSGLVKGIGPVFADRITQHFGLDTLQIIEEEPKRLIEVPGLGPKRTKKIADAWEEQKAIKEVMLFLQTVEVSTSIAVRIYKKYGDASISVVKNQPYRLASDVWGIGFLTADKIAQSVGIPHDSPERVKAGLQYALSQSTDQGHCFLPEERLIADAVKLLQVDTGLVIECLAQLAAPPEEGEDPGVVRERVPGLDGGEPVTAIYLVPFHRAELSLSAQLLRLLRTEEDRMPGFRDVTWDKALAWLRGRTGTELAPEQEAAVRLALTEKVAVLTGGPGCGKSFTVRSIVELARAKKAKVVLAAPTGRAAKRLAELTGAEASTVHRLLELKPGGDAAYDKDRPLDADLVVVDEASMLDLLLANKLVKAVPPGAHLLFVGDVDQLPSVGAGEVLRDLLDECGPVPAVRLTRVFRQAQQSGVVTNAHRINAGQQPVTDRLKDFFLFVEDDTEEAGRLTVDVAARRIPAKFGLDPRRDVQVLAPMHRGPAGAGTLNGLLQQAITPARPDLPEKRFGGRVFRVGDKVTQIRNNYDKGENGVFNGTVGVVTSLNLDDQRLTVLTDEDEEVPYEFDELDELAHAYAVTIHRSQGSEYPAVVIPVTTGAWMMLQRNLLYTAVTRAKQLVVLVGSRKALGQAVRTVSAGRRSTALDFRLSGARLPA